ATGGCCGGGCTTGATGGCGGGCGCCTCAACATCACCGCCTGCTCGCTGGGCGGGGCGCAGGCGGCCCTCGACAAGGCGCTCGGCTACATGGCGGAGCGCAAGGCGTTCGGAAAGCGGCTCGACGAATTCCAGGCGTTGCAATTCCGCCTTGCCGACATGGCCATCGAGCTGGAGGCGGCCCGCACCTTCCTGTGGCGCGCGGCGGCGGCGCTGGATGCCAAGACGCCCGACGCCACCAAGCTGTGCGCCATGGCCAAGCGCTTCGGCACCGATATCGGCTTCCAGGTGGCCAATGAGGCGCTCCAGCTGCATGGTGGCTACGGTTATCTTGCCGACTACGGAATTGAGAAAATCGTTCGGGATCTGAGGGTTCACCAGATCCTGGAAGGCACCAACGAGATCATGCGCCTGATTGTGTCTCGCGCACTGATTGCCGGCTCCAACTGACCTTTTGCCGGCGCATCGCGCCGAAGCATCCCCTTAAGGGAGGATCCTCATGACCCATGTCGCATTTCTCGGCCTCGGCAATATGGGCGGGCCCATGGCCGGCAATCTGGTCAAGGCTGGCCTGACCGTCACCGGCTTCGACCTCGTTCCCGCCGCTTTGGAGGCCGCCAAGGCGCGCGGCATCGTCATTGCCGCGAGCGCGGCCGAGGCGGTGGCGCAGGCGGATGTGGTGGTGACCATGCTGCCCTCCGGCAAGCATGTGCTGGGCGCGGTGGACGGCCCGGACGGCCTCTTCGCCCATGCCCGCAAGGGCACGCTTTTCATCGACAGTTCCACCATCGACGTGGCCTCCGCTCGCGCCTTCCATGCAGCGGCTGCCGCGGCCGGTCACGAGAGCCTGGATGCGCCGGTTTCCGGTGGCGTGGTGGGGGCGGAAGCCGGCACGCTCACCTTCATGGCCGGCGGCACGGCGGGGGCATTTGCCAAGGCACAGCCGCTGCTGGCGCATATGGGCCGCAAGGTGGTCCATTGCGGCGAGGCGGGCGCCGGCCAGGCGGCCAAGATCTGCAACAACATGATCCTCGGCATTTCCATGATCGCCGTGTCCGAGGCCTTCGTGCTGGCGGAGAAGCTGGGCCTGTCCCATCAGGCGCTGTTCGACGTGGCGTCCACCTCGTCCGGCCAGTGCTGGGCGCTCACCACCAATTGCCCGGTGCCAGGCCCGGTGCCGGCGAGCCCCGCCAATCGCGACTATAAGCCCGGCTTTGCCACGGCCCTGATGCTGAAGGACCTGCGGCTCTCCCAGGAAGTGGCCGAGCAGGCCGGCGCCGCCACCATTCTCGGCGCCAAGGCGACCGAGCTTTATTCCACCTTCGAGGCGGAGGGGAATGGCGGCACGGATTTCTCCGGCATCATCAAGTGGGTGCGCGACCACGAGGCGTGAGCGCGCCGAGAGAGCGTCAGGTGAGGTCCGGCCCGGCGCCATAGGCGTTCGGGCCGGGCTGCGAGGGCTGCGCCCACCAATAGATGAGCACCAGCAGGCCGATCAGCGTGACGGCCAGCAACTGCCACCAGCCGCTGCGCCCGATATCGTGGAGGCGGCGCGTGGCGATGGCGATATTGGGCACCAGGAAGGCCAGCGTCACCACGAGGTGCAGCACTTCGCCCGCGGTCTCGGAGACCGCCGAGCCAAGAATCGCCGCGCCGAGCGAGACCAGGAAGTTGAACAGATAGAACCACCAGAACGCGCTGCGCGAGGAGCGCCCGCGAAAGGTGGCGTAGTTGGACAGGCCGCTGGAGATCGCCTGCGTAAATCCCATCTCCCCCTCCCGCATCTTCGCCACCTCGACGGGACGCGACGCGTCCCGCGCGGCCGAGCCGTCGATCCCATCAGAAAGCACGTCGCGCCTCAAGGGAAGGGGCGAACGCCCGCGCCCGCGCGCGCCGACGCGGCTGCCGCGATGGAGGTCGTAGGGAGATCTGGAAAAGCGGGAAGGGTGGTAGCAGCGGGCGGACTTGAACCGCCGACCTCCGGGTTATGAATCCGGCGCTCTCACCAACTGAGCTACGCTGCCACGACCGGCCGGGCGAGCCGCCCAGCGCATGGAGCGCGCATATAGGAGCGCGCGCCGCAGG
This genomic interval from Aquabacter sp. L1I39 contains the following:
- the mmsB gene encoding 3-hydroxyisobutyrate dehydrogenase codes for the protein MTHVAFLGLGNMGGPMAGNLVKAGLTVTGFDLVPAALEAAKARGIVIAASAAEAVAQADVVVTMLPSGKHVLGAVDGPDGLFAHARKGTLFIDSSTIDVASARAFHAAAAAAGHESLDAPVSGGVVGAEAGTLTFMAGGTAGAFAKAQPLLAHMGRKVVHCGEAGAGQAAKICNNMILGISMIAVSEAFVLAEKLGLSHQALFDVASTSSGQCWALTTNCPVPGPVPASPANRDYKPGFATALMLKDLRLSQEVAEQAGAATILGAKATELYSTFEAEGNGGTDFSGIIKWVRDHEA
- a CDS encoding DUF805 domain-containing protein, whose protein sequence is MLSDGIDGSAARDASRPVEVAKMREGEMGFTQAISSGLSNYATFRGRSSRSAFWWFYLFNFLVSLGAAILGSAVSETAGEVLHLVVTLAFLVPNIAIATRRLHDIGRSGWWQLLAVTLIGLLVLIYWWAQPSQPGPNAYGAGPDLT